A part of Dasypus novemcinctus isolate mDasNov1 chromosome 7, mDasNov1.1.hap2, whole genome shotgun sequence genomic DNA contains:
- the TBR1 gene encoding T-box brain protein 1, whose amino-acid sequence MQLEHCLSPSIMLSKKFLNVSSSYPHSGGSELVLHDHPIISTTDNLERSSPLKKITRGMTNQSDTDNFPDSKDSPGDVQRSKLSPVLDGVSELRHSFDGSAADRYLLSQSSQPQSTATAPSAMFPYPGQHGPAHPAFSIGSPSRYMAHHPVITNGAYNSLLSNSSPQGYPAAGYPYPQQYGHSYQGAPFYQFSSTQPGLVPGKAQVYLCNRPLWLKFHRHQTEMIITKQGRRMFPFLSFNISGLDPTAHYNIFVDVILADPNHWRFQGGKWVPCGKADTNVQGNRVYMHPDSPNTGAHWMRQEISFGKLKLTNNKGASNNNGQMVVLQSLHKYQPRLHVVEVNEDGTEDTSQPGRVQTFTFPETQFIAVTAYQNTDITQLKIDHNPFAKGFRDNYDTIYTGCDMDRLTPSPNDSPRSQIVPGARYAMAGSFLQDQFVSNYAKARFHPGAGAGPGPGTDRSVPHTNGLLSPQQAEDPGAPSPQRWFVTPANNRLDFAASAYDTATDFAGNAATLLSYAAAGVKALPLQAAGCTGRPLGYYADPSGWGARSPPQYCGAKSGSVLPCWPNSAAAAARMAGANPYLGEEAEGLAAERSPLPPGAAEDAKPKDLSDSSWIETPSSIKSIDSSDSGIYEQAKRRRISPADTPVSESSSPLKSEVLAQRDCEKNCAKDIGGYYGFYSHS is encoded by the exons ATGCAGCTGGAGCACTGCCTTTCTCCTTCTATCATGCTCTCCAAGAAATTTCTCAATGTGAGCAGCAGCTACCCACATTCAGGCGGATCCGAGCTTGTCTTGCACGATCATCCCATTATCTCGACCACTGACAACCTGGAGAGAAGTTCACCTTTGAAAAAAATTACCAGGGGAATGACGAATCAGTCAGATACAGACAATTTTCCTGACTCCAAGGACTCACCAGGGGACGTCCAGAGAAGTAAACTCTCTCCTGTCTTGGACGGGGTCTCTGAGCTTCGTCATAGTTTCGATGGCTCTGCTGCAGATCGCTACCTCCTCTCTCAGTCCAGCCAGCCCCAGTCTACCGCCACTGCTCCCAGTGCCATGTTTCCGTATCCCGGCCAGCACGGACCGGCGCACCCCGCCTTCTCCATCGGCAGCCCCAGCCGCTACATGGCCCACCACCCGGTCATCACCAACGGAGCCTACAACAGCCTCCTGTCCAACTCCTCACCGCAGGGCTACCCCGCGGCCGGCTACCCCTATCCACAGCAGTACGGCCACTCCTACCAAGGTGCCCCGTTCTACCAGTTCTCCTCCACCCAGCCGGGGCTGGTGCCCGGCAAAGCGCAGGTGTACCTGTGCAACAGGCCCCTTTGGCTGAAATTTCACCGGCACCAAACGGAGATGATCATCACAAAACAAGGAAG GCGcatgtttccttttttaagtTTTAACATTTCTGGTCTCGATCCCACGGCTCATTACAATATTTTTGTGGATGTGATTTTGGCGGATCCCAATCACTGGAGATTTCAAGGAGGCAAATGGGTTCCTTGCGGCAAAGCGGACACCAATGTGCAAG GAAATCGGGTCTATATGCATCCGGATTCCCCTAACACGGGGGCTCACTGGATGCGTCAAGAAATCTCTTTTGGAAAATTAAAACTTACAAACAACAAAGGAGCTTCAAACAACAATGGGCAG ATGGTGGTTTTACAATCCTTGCACAAGTACCAGCCCCGCCTGCATGTGGTGGAAGTGAACGAGGACGGCACAGAGGACACCAGCCAGCCCGGCCGCGTGCAGACATTCACGTTCCCAGAGACTCAGTTCATCGCGGTCACCGCCTACCAGAACACCGAT aTTACGCAACTGAAAATAGATCACAATCCCTTTGCAAAAGGATTTCGGGATAATTATGACAC GATCTACACGGGCTGCGACATGGATCGTCTGACCCCCTCGCCCAACGACTCGCCGCGCTCGCAGATAGTGCCCGGAGCCCGCTACGCCATGGCCGGCTCTTTCCTGCAGGACCAGTTCGTGAGCAACTACGCCAAGGCTCGCTTCCAcccgggcgcgggcgcggggcccGGGCCGGGCACGGACCGCAGCGTGCCGCACACCAACGGGCTGCTGTCGCCGCAGCAGGCCGAGGACCCGGGCGCGCCGTCGCCGCAGCGCTGGTTTGTGACGCCGGCCAACAACCGGCTGGACTTCGCCGCCTCGGCCTACGACACGGCCACGGACTTCGCGGGCAACGCGGCCACGCTGCTGTCGTACGCAGCGGCGGGCGTGAAGGCGCTGCCGCTGCAGGCTGCGGGCTGCACGGGCAGGCCGCTCGGCTACTACGCCGACCCGTCGGGCTGGGGCGCGCGCAGCCCCCCGCAGTACTGCGGCGCCAAGTCGGGCTCGGTGCTGCCCTGCTGGCCCAACAGCGCCGCGGCCGCCGCGCGCATGGCCGGAGCCAACCCTTACCTGGGCGAGGAGGCCGAGGGCCTGGCCGCCGAGCGCTCGCCGCTGCCGCCCGGCGCCGCCGAGGACGCCAAACCCAAGGACCTGTCCGACTCCAGCTGGATCGAGACGCCCTCCTCCATCAAGTCCATCGACTCGAGCGACTCGGGGATTTACGAGCAGGCCAAGCGGAGGCGGATCTCACCCGCCGACACGCCGGTGTCCGAGAGCTCGTCCCCGCTCAAGAGCGAGGTGCTGGCCCAGCGGGACTGCGAGAAGAACTGCGCCAAAGACATAGGCGGCTACTACGGCTTCTACTCCCACAGCTAG